The Pirellulales bacterium nucleotide sequence AAGTGTTCGATTGCTGATTGCTTCGTTCGGTAACACACTCGATTCCTTGTCCAATTGTACACTTCATGAGTGCAGTATACAGGCGTTCTAGATCGTGTCAAGAGGTTTGAGGGTGAGATATTGGGCGATCGGCGGCAGGCGGGGAGGCTCGCGGCGGAGGCCGTGCAAGGGGGCGCGAGGCCTGCGCACCCGAAGAATCGTGAAGCTACTTTGGACCAAACCCTTACGCACTTTTCTCAAGGTCACGTGCCAGAGCCAATCAGATTCACATCGTCCTGGCAATGTCCCGCAGCGCCTTTCCTATCTTTACTCTCCTGCGTAGTCCTTGAGCCGCAGATTTGCGCGGTGACATCGTTATGTGGACTTATCAATATATACGATAGTGCAGATGCTGCCGTTGCCGGCGCGACAGGGTGTGGCTAGCTTTGATTTGCACTGGCGTTGAAACGGGGCGGTCTAAGCCGATTTATGACGCATGCGCGGCGCAAATCCTGGAAAGCTCGCCATCGATGACGGTGCGGAATTTACCGCTACCCGCCCGGCTTTTTCATCGCCAAGCTGTGCAAAACACATACTGCGCCGACAGAAATTAGCGCCCAACCTAACCATTGCGGCGGGTGGAGCGTTTGCCTCGGTACGCCGCCGGTGGGCATCAGCATGGCCAGCGTCGTGGACGATGACGAAGTGCGATCGGCCAGAAACTTCGACGTCTTATCATTCAGCGTGATGGTATCGACCATCCGAAACTGGATTCCCAGCAGCAACAGAAACACGCCCACCATGAAAAACTGATTGCGATTGAATTCCACGTCCGCAAGCCCTCAGAATTGAGCCGCACTAGTGATTGCCGCTCCATCGGCGCCAATTGCCTCCGCGCAAGGTTGCTTGGTCGTCGGATGATATCGAAACGGATGTCTGCTTGAGTTCAGTCGCCTCCTTAAAATAACGTCTAGCGCCGACGTTCTGGCGTTATCAGTCGCGCGAAAGCAACAGGCTGTATCAGGTGTGGCGAATCTGAAAAAAACATCGAGTGATGATGAATTGCGCAGATCGGCCTGGGAAACGGCAAGTGAACGCCGATGAATCGGATCAGATTGATTGCAACAGCGATTCCAGCCTTTGGCCAGCGGCAACGCTCCGCTGTGGCACGTCTTGGCACCTCGGCCGCGCTGAAAAGGGCTTTGAAACTCCTGCCAGCCGCTTCGATTGCATTGGTTATGACGGCTGAGCGGCCTTATTCCCGTGGCTGTTCAGACAGCCGCTTTTGCCGCGTCGCGGCGCATGTTTTCGATGCTTTCGCGAGCCAGTCGCTCGATACCCGGCGAATAGTCAAACACTTCGACCGACACCCATCCGCGGTAATCGATTTCCTGGAGAGCCGCGAAGATCGGCACGAAATCGAGCTGGCCAAAACCTGGTCCTTGGCGATTGGGATCGTTGGCGTGGAAATGGACCATCAGATCGCGATTGGCGCGCAAAATTTCGGAAATCGGCGTCGGCTCGCTCGACATGGCCTTGCAATCGAGATGCAATTTCACTTGCGGCGAGCCGATCTGACCGGCCAATTGTCGCCCTTCGTCGGCTGTCAGTAGAAAATCCCCTTCCGCCGGGCCGAGCGGCTCCAGCGCCAGCGTGACGGCGCACTCCGCTAGCGTGGGCACAATTGCCGAAATTACATCGGCCGCGTATTTCATCGCCTGCGGTTTCGTGACTCCCGGCAGCAGATTGCGCTGCTGCGGCGAACCCAGCACCATTGTAGAACCGCCCAAGTCGCGGCACAGTCGCGCCAACTGTTTGAGATATTCACTAGTCTTTTTTTGCACCGCCGCTTCGGGCGAAGTCAGATAAAATCCTTCGGTCTTTGCCAACAGCCAGTGCAGCCCCACCACCTCCAATCCAGCGTCCGCAGCCTGCTTCCGCACTTCAGCACGCCACGCCGCCGATATGTCGGTCGCGTAGGCCGCAATCGTAAACGGTGCAATCTCGATTCCCGTGTACCCGCATTCGCGGGCAAACGCGAATGCTCGCTCGAACGGCCAATCCAAAAAAGTCTCGTTGCAAATGGCGTATTTCATGGGAGAGTTAAAGGGCAGTGGTTGGTGGTCAGAGGTTCGTGGCACTCGGTTTTCGCTGCTTGGAGCATTCGACAATGGCGGCCTTGCTTTGAACTTGTATGTGTGGGTGGGTCGCAGGCAATGGCGTCAAGGGCAGACGACCATTGGATGGCGCTTCATTTGTTCGAGCAGCCGTGGTGGCATTCCCTAGGCGGTTTGAGCGTTTCAATTATTGCCTGAAGTGCTCGGCTCGGCGAGAGCTGTTCGTGGCAAATACCCGCCAGCCAACCATTGCGCGTTTCAATCCCATAGCAACGACGGCTTTCTGGCTTTCTACCGTGTGGCACATGCACGCATGCCAACCCATCACTGGATCGCTGGCTCTCATGCAATACGCCCCTCATCCTAAGATCGACTATGCCGTGATTGATCTCCGCCGAGTGCGGCCGTGCTGCATGGAGAATGTTGAAGAAACCATTCGTGTGCCCCCAGGGAGCTTTTACCGCTTGTGAAACCCTGCTCCCATGAACGACTTCTTGGATGTGATGACAGCAAACGGCGATCGTTGCGATTTCCTTTGAATTGCATATGCCGACTCCTTGCGATCATTGAATACGATTGCCGATCCATCGACCGAAATCATGCGTAGATTGGCAAGTTGCCCGCGGCGTCCAGCGGCAACCGACGCGGCGGTGCAATGATTTCCAGGTCTTCGCGCAGGCGAGCTTCTTCAAGATACCGTGTGGAGCATTCGACCTCGGCGAGTTGCAGGGTGTTTTTGATCCACAGGATTTTAGAGTCGATTGCTTCGGTCAGTCCAATGGTGGAGATGGCCGCGTCGATTAGTTCGCGATCGGTGGACATGTGAATGGGCATCATGCCGAAGCCGATGTTGCCGCTGGTGATGCAGTTGAGCCAAGTGACTTTCCAATCGGCTTGCTCCACGAGCGAAGTCTTGCAGAATTCGGTCATGCCGATGCCGGTGGCGTTGCCGTGGGTCAATGGGGTGAGGCTGCGGGCAATGATCCGGCGGACGACGGGAGATTCGCCCGCGACGGCTTTGTGGTAGTCGTGCTTACGACCCACGACATTCGTGTCGATGCCGGTGCCGCTGATGTTTTTGCCGATTTCGTCGACGATCAGGACATCGACCCATGGAAAGGGCAACCGAGGCATCCAACGCTTGGCCAATACGAGCAGTTCGGCTTCGCGCGATGCGATTTGCCCAGGTAGCATCGCTTCGATCTTGGCCGTTTCGTCGTAAGCGTTTTCGACGATGCCCAAGCCGGCCAGGATACGGCAGTTTCCGATGACTTGTGGGGCGACGCTGCGAGCGATTTGTTCGAAGCTGAAATCTTTGAAGGCGCGGTGATAGAGGACGGCACCGTCGCGCTTGCCCAAGCCGATCAGCATCATTTTCATCAGGCCGCTTTCCAAGCCGCCGCTGAATTCGGTATGGGGCTTGATCCGTCCGCAGACCAGCACATGGTCGGCCTCGAAAGCGTGGCGATCGAAATGGATTGGAAAACCTTCGGCCGCCTGACAGACAATGACTGTT carries:
- a CDS encoding sugar phosphate isomerase/epimerase gives rise to the protein MKYAICNETFLDWPFERAFAFARECGYTGIEIAPFTIAAYATDISAAWRAEVRKQAADAGLEVVGLHWLLAKTEGFYLTSPEAAVQKKTSEYLKQLARLCRDLGGSTMVLGSPQQRNLLPGVTKPQAMKYAADVISAIVPTLAECAVTLALEPLGPAEGDFLLTADEGRQLAGQIGSPQVKLHLDCKAMSSEPTPISEILRANRDLMVHFHANDPNRQGPGFGQLDFVPIFAALQEIDYRGWVSVEVFDYSPGIERLARESIENMRRDAAKAAV
- a CDS encoding DUF2088 domain-containing protein translates to MAASTYPHFFRVRQKFERSCVADVAGEVRKQLAQLSLGQKIRPGQTVAITAGSRGIANIAIIIKAVVDSLKSLGAAPFIVPAMGSHGGGTAEGQRELLAGYHITEAYCGCPIRASMETVIVCQAAEGFPIHFDRHAFEADHVLVCGRIKPHTEFSGGLESGLMKMMLIGLGKRDGAVLYHRAFKDFSFEQIARSVAPQVIGNCRILAGLGIVENAYDETAKIEAMLPGQIASREAELLVLAKRWMPRLPFPWVDVLIVDEIGKNISGTGIDTNVVGRKHDYHKAVAGESPVVRRIIARSLTPLTHGNATGIGMTEFCKTSLVEQADWKVTWLNCITSGNIGFGMMPIHMSTDRELIDAAISTIGLTEAIDSKILWIKNTLQLAEVECSTRYLEEARLREDLEIIAPPRRLPLDAAGNLPIYA